Proteins from a genomic interval of Deinococcus aquaedulcis:
- a CDS encoding M90 family metallopeptidase: MFTFFRRHALRKQPFPAAWLEVLQRRLPWYHRLPPELQRRLQGRIQIFLAEKTFEGCGGLEVTDTMRVIVAAQACRLELHHDPSHFPHCTTIYLYPDAFVSTVTQVLPGGVIDEVPTVRIGESWHRGSVVLAWRAVEASTWAAWTGRNVVLHEFAHQLDSGSGAVDGAPALRNSAAYTRWAQVVNRALTRLRAHLAWGEAPIDPYAAQNPAEFFAVTTELYFEAPQLLRAFDPALHQLLEDYYGALSHAGAEAA, from the coding sequence ATGTTCACCTTTTTCCGTCGTCACGCTCTTCGCAAGCAACCCTTTCCCGCCGCATGGCTGGAGGTGCTGCAGCGCCGCCTGCCCTGGTACCACCGCCTTCCCCCTGAACTGCAACGGCGCCTGCAGGGCCGTATTCAGATTTTCCTGGCAGAAAAGACCTTTGAAGGCTGCGGCGGCCTGGAGGTCACCGACACCATGCGCGTGATCGTCGCGGCGCAGGCCTGCCGGCTGGAACTGCATCACGACCCCAGCCATTTCCCGCACTGCACCACGATCTACCTCTATCCCGATGCGTTTGTGTCCACCGTCACCCAGGTGCTGCCCGGCGGCGTGATTGACGAGGTGCCGACCGTGCGCATCGGTGAATCGTGGCACCGGGGCAGCGTGGTGCTGGCGTGGCGTGCGGTGGAAGCCAGCACCTGGGCTGCCTGGACCGGGCGGAACGTCGTGCTGCACGAATTTGCCCATCAGCTCGACAGTGGCAGCGGCGCGGTGGACGGCGCCCCGGCGCTGCGCAACAGCGCCGCCTACACCCGCTGGGCGCAGGTGGTGAACCGCGCCCTGACCCGACTGCGCGCCCACCTGGCCTGGGGCGAAGCCCCCATTGACCCGTACGCCGCGCAGAACCCAGCCGAATTCTTTGCCGTGACCACCGAACTGTACTTTGAAGCCCCGCAGCTTCTGCGCGCCTTTGACCCGGCGCTGCACCAACTGCTGGAAGACTATTACGGTGCCTTGTCCCACGCAGGTGCAGAGGCTGCCTGA
- a CDS encoding peptidoglycan recognition protein family protein, with translation MTTQNVLTRRGVLRLGALVGGGAFLASCGVNVASPALPQSPLNALAVTQPAVAGTSAWAAQPPKSPIVLLSARPTRIIVHHTASANTADLSRTQAYSLARSIQQSHFSRGWIDSGQQFTISRGGYVLEGRHRSLEAAQGGQQHVQGAHCDGFNDVSVGIENEGTYMTVSPPGGQYSALVSLCAWLCQQYGIPATELYGHRDFNNTDCPGDVLYAKLPQLRADVAARLGVTVRIWPTTRAPMTGERVRSAQRLLVAAGQTLTPDGSYGSGTASAVRAFQSSVGLTPDSVIGSATWERLIRTVRRGDTGPAVQAAQGQLAARGYSVAVDGVFGAGTETAVRNFQTSRSLSADGVVGPNTWHALQS, from the coding sequence ATGACCACCCAGAATGTCCTGACCCGGCGGGGTGTACTGCGCCTGGGGGCCCTGGTGGGCGGCGGCGCCTTTTTGGCCAGCTGCGGCGTGAATGTGGCCAGCCCCGCCCTGCCCCAGAGCCCCCTGAATGCCCTGGCCGTCACCCAGCCCGCTGTGGCGGGCACCTCGGCCTGGGCGGCCCAGCCCCCCAAATCGCCCATCGTGCTGCTCTCGGCACGCCCCACGCGGATCATCGTGCATCACACCGCCAGCGCCAACACCGCAGACCTCTCGCGCACGCAGGCCTACAGTCTGGCCCGCTCCATTCAGCAGAGCCATTTCTCGCGCGGCTGGATTGATTCGGGGCAGCAGTTCACCATCAGCCGGGGCGGGTACGTGCTCGAAGGCCGCCACCGCAGCCTCGAAGCCGCCCAAGGCGGGCAGCAGCATGTGCAGGGTGCGCACTGCGACGGCTTCAACGACGTCTCGGTGGGCATTGAAAACGAGGGCACGTACATGACCGTCTCGCCCCCGGGCGGGCAGTACAGCGCCCTGGTCAGCCTGTGCGCGTGGCTGTGCCAGCAGTACGGCATTCCCGCCACCGAGCTGTACGGCCACCGAGACTTCAACAACACCGATTGCCCCGGCGACGTGCTGTACGCCAAGCTGCCGCAGCTGCGCGCCGATGTGGCGGCTCGCCTGGGCGTGACGGTACGCATCTGGCCTACCACCCGCGCCCCCATGACGGGCGAGCGGGTGCGCAGTGCCCAGCGCCTGCTGGTGGCCGCCGGTCAGACCCTGACCCCTGACGGCAGTTACGGCAGCGGCACCGCCAGCGCGGTGCGGGCCTTTCAGAGCAGTGTGGGCCTCACCCCTGACAGCGTGATTGGCTCGGCCACCTGGGAGCGCCTGATCCGCACGGTGCGCCGGGGCGACACGGGCCCAGCGGTGCAGGCCGCGCAGGGGCAACTGGCGGCGCGCGGCTACAGCGTGGCAGTGGATGGCGTCTTCGGGGCTGGCACCGAGACCGCTGTTCGCAACTTCCAGACCAGCCGCAGCCTGAGTGCCGACGGCGTGGTGGGCCCCAATACCTGGCACGCCCTGCAGAGTTAG
- a CDS encoding TROVE domain-containing protein — MPMGFLNRKKNRAPSPHLNFMGGPSYDITDPLQTLRVTAASCFFGEPMYYARDVKDTRPQRPHRGRLNDLHLAHLQATLGALDPGENRTLTPAQRLERAIDAALDADPAGTLALAAELRGEWNIRVTPQVILVRAANHAAVRGTGLIREHAPGIIRRPDEPATGLAYQLSAYGKPIPNSLKKAWKRALEQVPASALAKYRLEGRDVKTLDVVNLVHAFSPAIDGLMRGTAKLEGETWESLISAKGSGQPQWTEAVQVMGHMALLRNLRNLVKHGVAPELFTEKLVAGAARGKQLPFRYYSAYRAVKEASAPHAVLTAVEDALEVSLGELPHFPGRVMSLCDNSGSAQGTATSSMGQMQVSTIANLSAVLTARRADEGHVGVFGDRLETFRVQGRVMPNLERAERLAQTIGGATENGIWLFWDRAIRERQHWDHVFVYSDMQAGHGGLYGTDVGAYKAYVWPGGGHYIDVPKLIQTYREQVNPQVMVYLVQVAGYSDTIVPETYRGTFILGGWGDGLLRYAHAMSQQFRA, encoded by the coding sequence ATGCCCATGGGTTTCCTCAACCGCAAAAAGAACCGCGCACCTTCGCCGCATCTCAACTTCATGGGCGGCCCATCCTACGACATCACCGATCCGCTTCAGACCTTGCGGGTCACGGCCGCCAGCTGCTTTTTCGGTGAGCCGATGTATTACGCGCGGGACGTGAAGGACACCCGGCCGCAGCGTCCGCACCGGGGCCGCCTGAATGACCTGCACCTCGCGCACCTGCAGGCCACCCTGGGCGCCCTTGATCCTGGCGAGAACCGCACCCTGACGCCCGCGCAGCGCCTGGAACGCGCGATAGACGCGGCCCTGGACGCCGACCCGGCTGGCACCCTGGCTCTGGCTGCTGAACTGCGTGGTGAATGGAACATCCGCGTGACGCCGCAGGTCATCCTGGTGCGCGCAGCCAACCACGCTGCTGTGCGGGGCACGGGCCTGATCCGCGAGCACGCGCCTGGAATCATCCGCCGGCCCGACGAGCCCGCCACAGGGCTGGCCTATCAGCTGAGCGCCTACGGCAAGCCGATTCCCAACAGCCTGAAAAAGGCCTGGAAGCGTGCGCTGGAACAGGTACCTGCCTCTGCCCTGGCGAAGTACCGCCTGGAAGGGCGTGACGTGAAGACCCTGGACGTGGTGAACCTGGTGCATGCGTTCAGCCCGGCGATTGACGGCCTGATGCGCGGCACAGCCAAACTGGAGGGAGAGACCTGGGAGAGCCTGATCAGCGCCAAGGGCAGCGGCCAGCCGCAGTGGACAGAGGCAGTGCAGGTCATGGGTCACATGGCCCTGCTGCGGAACCTGCGCAATCTGGTCAAGCACGGCGTCGCGCCGGAGCTGTTCACGGAGAAGCTCGTGGCGGGCGCGGCCAGGGGCAAGCAGCTCCCTTTCCGCTACTACAGCGCCTACCGGGCGGTGAAGGAAGCCAGTGCGCCGCATGCGGTGCTGACCGCCGTTGAGGACGCCCTGGAAGTCAGCCTGGGCGAACTGCCGCACTTTCCCGGCCGGGTGATGAGCCTATGTGACAACAGTGGCAGCGCGCAGGGCACGGCGACGTCCAGCATGGGCCAGATGCAGGTCAGCACCATTGCGAACCTCAGCGCGGTGCTCACGGCGCGCCGGGCGGACGAGGGGCATGTGGGTGTGTTCGGGGACCGTCTGGAGACCTTCCGGGTCCAGGGCCGGGTCATGCCAAACCTGGAGCGGGCCGAGCGTCTGGCCCAGACCATCGGGGGCGCGACTGAAAACGGCATCTGGCTCTTCTGGGACCGGGCGATCCGCGAGCGGCAGCACTGGGATCATGTGTTCGTGTACAGCGACATGCAGGCCGGGCACGGGGGCCTGTACGGCACAGATGTAGGGGCTTATAAGGCCTATGTCTGGCCCGGCGGCGGGCACTACATTGACGTGCCGAAGTTGATCCAGACTTACCGCGAGCAGGTGAACCCCCAGGTGATGGTCTACCTCGTGCAGGTGGCAGGGTACAGCGACACCATCGTTCCAGAGACCTACCGGGGCACGTTCATCCTGGGCGGGTGGGGCGACGGCCTCCTGCGGTACGCCCACGCCATGAGTCAGCAGTTCAGAGCTTAA
- a CDS encoding AMP-binding protein, translated as MFNPSAEAMPLPALRALQLDRLQATVARLDERVPAYQEKFAHAGLSPSDLTSLNDLRRFPFTRKSDLRDHYPFGLCAADRAQLRRVHASSGTSGKPTVVGYDENDLDVFAEVVARSLYAGGARPGMLFHNAYGYGLFTGGLGAHAGGERLGLGLIPVSGGGTERQVQLIEDLEPEVIACTPSYALVLADALARRGHTPETISLQYAVLGAEPWSETMREDVQTRLGLRATNIYGLSEIIGPGVSCEDAQEQAGAYLWEDHFYPEIVDPATGENLPDGEYGVLILTSLSRTAMPLLRYWTGDITRLLPGENQTGRTMRRMDRIRGRSDDMMILRGVNVYPTQIEAVLAHLTELSPHYQLVLSRSGSLDELLLRVESTRLDHALRLEVIRLVKAQVGVTIECELCEVGSLPRSQGGKLQRVVDGRGTR; from the coding sequence ATGTTCAACCCGTCCGCCGAAGCCATGCCCCTCCCGGCCCTGCGCGCCCTGCAGCTGGACCGCCTGCAGGCCACAGTCGCGCGCCTGGACGAGCGCGTGCCCGCCTATCAGGAGAAGTTTGCCCATGCCGGCCTGAGCCCCAGCGACCTGACCTCGCTGAATGACCTGCGCCGCTTTCCCTTCACGCGCAAAAGCGACCTGCGGGACCACTACCCCTTTGGCCTGTGCGCGGCGGACCGCGCGCAACTGCGGCGCGTGCATGCGTCCAGCGGCACCAGCGGCAAGCCGACGGTGGTGGGGTACGACGAGAACGACCTGGACGTCTTCGCTGAAGTGGTGGCCCGCAGCCTATACGCGGGGGGGGCCCGGCCCGGCATGCTCTTTCACAACGCGTACGGATACGGGCTGTTTACTGGCGGCCTGGGCGCCCACGCCGGCGGGGAGCGGCTGGGGCTGGGGCTCATTCCCGTGTCGGGCGGCGGCACGGAGCGTCAGGTGCAGCTGATCGAGGACCTGGAGCCGGAGGTCATCGCGTGCACGCCCAGTTACGCGTTGGTGCTGGCCGACGCCCTCGCGCGTCGCGGCCACACGCCCGAGACCATCAGCCTGCAGTATGCGGTTCTGGGCGCCGAACCCTGGTCAGAGACCATGCGGGAGGACGTGCAGACGCGCCTGGGCCTGCGTGCCACCAACATCTACGGCCTGTCCGAGATCATCGGCCCAGGCGTGAGCTGCGAGGACGCACAGGAACAGGCGGGCGCCTACCTGTGGGAGGATCACTTCTACCCGGAGATCGTGGACCCGGCCACCGGGGAGAACCTGCCGGACGGGGAGTACGGCGTGCTGATTCTGACGAGCCTGTCCCGCACGGCCATGCCGCTTCTACGCTACTGGACGGGCGACATCACCCGCCTGCTGCCGGGTGAGAACCAGACCGGGCGCACGATGCGCCGCATGGACCGCATTCGCGGCCGCAGCGACGACATGATGATTCTGCGCGGCGTGAACGTGTACCCCACCCAGATTGAGGCGGTCTTGGCCCACCTGACGGAGCTGAGCCCCCACTATCAGCTGGTGCTGTCCCGGAGCGGCAGCCTGGACGAGTTGCTACTGCGGGTAGAAAGCACACGGCTGGACCACGCCCTGCGGCTTGAAGTCATCCGCCTCGTCAAAGCGCAGGTGGGGGTGACCATCGAGTGCGAACTGTGCGAGGTGGGCAGCCTGCCCCGCAGCCAGGGCGGCAAACTGCAGCGCGTCGTGGATGGGCGCGGGACCCGTTGA
- a CDS encoding DNA polymerase domain-containing protein translates to MSPQSVAPDLDPVVFGHDPMPGIVSVHADLSGRALVWRRVGEQVTLERARFRPWLFARDLADVEHLGHRLGDDAAPFSARELPGGPGTLRYLLSAQDGRALRQAVLTGAQRRLGQRVTSLHDLPEYVSVGPAEQYLMASGRTYFKGLTFDDVHRLQFDLETTSLTPDTGRIFIVAVRDNLGFEQILEAPQPEDEPALIRALLQLVAARNPDVIENHNIMRFDLPFLMGRAQAHGLPLNFSRPGGPAGLWPVQDGRSSPHWACAGREIVDTLDAVRRLDLPSMGLKAVSQHLGLAPPDRVYLEGALVAQTYQTDPARVRRYALQDVEEVDALARRVLAPAFALAQMAPRPYHRLPYAGTATGMLEPMLIRAYLHAGHALPGPPARPTRPHQGGAVHLYAEGVLPHVVKADVASMYPSIIRHDRIGPASDPLGVFLHLMDHLTALRLHHKTAARRGDRGEHEAMQSAMKLVVNSGYGYLGAGRMALFADAAAADRITARGRDLLGGVVQALQTRGVTLIEADTDGVFFATPGAWTEAQERQLIAAVDAALPDGISLEFDGRAQAMLSHEMKNYVLLRHDGRLEVRGAAFESSRTEAYGRTFLQRALRCLLSGDVAGVRQTYLDTLHALETRTCTNADVASRMRLTKSPEQYAHTRAARREVAYEALCNLGRAWTAGERVTLYHRQGHGLTPLDVNPHGHDYDVRYYAAALVSTYAARLRKGLTPEDFQQVFNHAAQPGLFDRPVESMTPRWAAL, encoded by the coding sequence ATGAGCCCTCAATCCGTTGCCCCTGACCTGGACCCGGTGGTGTTCGGGCACGACCCAATGCCGGGGATCGTGTCGGTGCACGCGGACCTGTCTGGCCGCGCGCTGGTCTGGCGCCGCGTGGGGGAACAGGTGACGCTGGAGCGGGCCCGTTTCCGCCCCTGGCTGTTCGCCCGTGACCTCGCGGACGTCGAGCATCTGGGCCACCGACTGGGCGATGACGCCGCGCCATTCAGTGCACGTGAACTGCCGGGCGGCCCGGGCACGTTGCGTTACCTGCTGAGTGCCCAGGACGGCCGGGCCCTACGGCAAGCCGTCCTGACCGGCGCCCAGCGGCGGCTGGGCCAGCGCGTCACGAGCCTGCACGACCTGCCGGAGTACGTCAGTGTGGGCCCGGCCGAGCAGTACCTGATGGCGTCCGGCCGCACCTACTTCAAGGGCCTGACTTTCGATGATGTGCACCGCCTGCAGTTTGATCTGGAGACCACCAGCCTCACGCCGGACACGGGCCGCATCTTCATAGTGGCGGTGCGGGACAACCTCGGCTTTGAGCAAATTCTCGAAGCCCCGCAACCGGAGGACGAGCCTGCCCTGATCCGGGCGCTGTTGCAACTGGTGGCCGCACGCAACCCGGATGTCATTGAGAACCACAACATCATGCGCTTCGACCTGCCCTTCCTCATGGGCCGCGCGCAGGCCCATGGACTGCCCCTCAACTTCAGCCGCCCAGGAGGGCCGGCCGGGCTGTGGCCCGTGCAGGACGGCCGCAGTTCGCCCCACTGGGCCTGCGCCGGGCGCGAGATCGTGGACACGCTGGACGCTGTGCGCCGCCTTGACCTGCCCAGCATGGGCCTGAAGGCGGTCTCGCAGCACCTGGGGCTGGCCCCGCCGGACCGCGTGTACCTGGAAGGGGCGCTGGTGGCGCAGACGTATCAGACCGATCCGGCGCGGGTGCGGCGCTACGCGCTGCAGGACGTGGAGGAAGTGGACGCGCTGGCCCGGCGGGTGCTGGCCCCCGCGTTTGCGCTGGCGCAGATGGCGCCGCGACCCTACCACCGCTTGCCGTACGCTGGCACCGCCACCGGCATGCTGGAACCCATGCTCATCCGGGCGTACCTGCATGCTGGCCACGCGCTGCCCGGCCCGCCGGCGCGGCCTACCCGCCCTCACCAGGGCGGCGCCGTGCATCTGTATGCCGAAGGGGTGCTGCCGCACGTGGTGAAAGCGGATGTGGCCAGCATGTACCCCAGCATCATTCGCCACGACCGCATCGGCCCGGCGAGTGATCCCCTGGGCGTGTTCCTGCACCTGATGGACCATCTGACCGCGCTGCGGCTCCACCACAAGACGGCCGCCCGGCGCGGTGACCGGGGCGAGCACGAGGCCATGCAGAGCGCGATGAAACTCGTGGTGAACTCCGGGTACGGGTACCTGGGGGCCGGACGTATGGCGCTCTTTGCCGACGCGGCCGCCGCCGACCGCATCACCGCCCGGGGGCGCGACCTGCTGGGCGGGGTGGTGCAGGCCCTGCAGACCCGGGGCGTCACCCTGATCGAAGCGGACACCGACGGGGTGTTCTTCGCCACGCCGGGCGCCTGGACCGAAGCGCAGGAGCGGCAGCTGATCGCGGCGGTGGACGCGGCGCTGCCGGACGGCATCTCGCTGGAGTTCGATGGCCGGGCACAGGCGATGCTGAGTCACGAGATGAAAAACTATGTGCTGCTCCGGCACGATGGCCGCCTGGAAGTGCGGGGCGCCGCGTTCGAATCCAGCCGCACCGAAGCGTACGGGCGGACCTTCTTGCAGAGGGCGCTGCGGTGCCTGCTGTCCGGTGACGTGGCAGGGGTGCGGCAGACGTACCTGGACACCCTCCACGCGCTGGAAACACGCACCTGTACCAACGCCGACGTGGCCAGCCGGATGCGCCTGACCAAATCACCCGAGCAGTACGCCCACACGCGCGCGGCGCGCCGCGAGGTGGCGTACGAAGCGCTGTGCAACCTGGGCCGCGCCTGGACGGCTGGCGAGCGCGTGACCCTGTATCACCGCCAGGGGCACGGTCTCACACCCCTGGACGTGAATCCGCACGGCCACGATTACGACGTGCGGTATTACGCGGCGGCGCTGGTCAGCACCTACGCCGCCCGGCTGCGCAAGGGCCTGACTCCGGAAGATTTTCAGCAGGTGTTCAACCACGCGGCCCAACCAGGGTTGTTTGACCGCCCAGTCGAGAGCATGACGCCGCGCTGGGCTGCCCTCTGA
- a CDS encoding EamA family transporter — MNTRALLLALLITGIWGVNFIVIKWSVADAPPLLVAALRFLVAALPAVFFVPRPRLSARLLWGYGLAVGVVQFGLLYLAIQLGMSAGLGSLLMQMQAFFTALLAARVLGERVQPWQVLGIILAFSGMGVIGALSGGDLTLLSLLLTLLAALGWAVSNLLVRASGDVNMFSLVIWSALIPPVPLALLAGFTSGWDAVAHTFTHSGAGFWAAVLFMGLANTVLGFGVWAALIQRHGAARVAPLSLLVPVFGLIASALAYQEAFPPGKALGAALVFAGLVLHVFGGRWWRRE; from the coding sequence CTGAACACCCGTGCGTTGCTGCTGGCGCTGCTGATTACCGGCATCTGGGGCGTGAACTTCATCGTGATCAAGTGGAGTGTCGCGGACGCCCCACCGCTGCTGGTCGCGGCCCTGCGCTTTCTGGTGGCGGCCCTGCCGGCCGTGTTTTTCGTGCCCCGGCCGCGCCTGTCGGCTCGCCTGCTGTGGGGGTACGGACTGGCGGTGGGCGTGGTGCAGTTCGGGCTGCTGTACCTCGCCATTCAGCTGGGCATGAGCGCCGGGCTGGGTTCCCTGCTGATGCAGATGCAGGCCTTCTTCACGGCGCTGCTGGCCGCGCGCGTGCTGGGCGAGCGCGTGCAGCCGTGGCAGGTGCTGGGCATCATCCTGGCGTTCAGTGGCATGGGCGTGATCGGGGCGCTGTCCGGCGGGGACCTCACGCTGCTGAGCCTGCTGCTGACGCTGCTGGCCGCGCTGGGCTGGGCGGTCAGCAACCTGCTGGTCCGGGCATCCGGCGACGTGAACATGTTCTCGCTGGTGATCTGGAGCGCCCTAATTCCGCCTGTGCCACTGGCGCTGCTGGCCGGGTTTACCAGCGGTTGGGACGCGGTGGCCCATACCTTTACGCACAGCGGCGCTGGCTTCTGGGCCGCCGTGCTGTTCATGGGGCTGGCGAACACCGTGCTGGGATTCGGGGTCTGGGCCGCGCTGATTCAGCGGCACGGCGCGGCCCGTGTGGCGCCCCTGTCACTGCTGGTGCCGGTCTTTGGGCTGATCGCCAGCGCCCTGGCCTACCAGGAAGCGTTTCCGCCGGGCAAGGCGCTGGGCGCCGCACTGGTCTTTGCCGGGCTGGTGCTGCATGTGTTCGGCGGGCGGTGGTGGCGCCGCGAGTAG
- a CDS encoding GNAT family N-acetyltransferase, whose translation MLPDSSATARALLDAYDAQLREEAEMGSATEVDRYGPLWRGKFGARGFVSYRDLGGLSGAALDDLIAQTIDHYARDERVTSFEWKTRGHDVPADLPERLLAHGFQAEEAETVMLGEAQRLAVDVPLAPGVQLRRIDDQADPLPDLRRAAAVQERAFGFPFGVDDFVQRLESKRGLIEIWVAEVQGEVVCTGRLEVVPGTDFAGIWGGGTVPQWRGQGIYRALTAERAKSAVARGVRFLHSDSTAFSRPILQRSGLLPVTTTTPYIWSREATR comes from the coding sequence ATGCTTCCCGATTCCTCGGCCACTGCACGCGCGCTCCTTGATGCCTATGACGCCCAGCTTCGGGAAGAGGCCGAGATGGGGTCGGCGACGGAGGTGGACCGCTATGGGCCGCTGTGGCGCGGGAAGTTCGGAGCACGGGGCTTTGTGTCGTACCGCGATCTGGGGGGCCTGAGCGGCGCCGCGCTCGACGACCTTATTGCCCAGACGATTGACCATTACGCCAGAGACGAGCGCGTCACGTCCTTTGAGTGGAAGACGCGGGGGCACGACGTGCCGGCTGATCTTCCTGAACGGCTTCTGGCGCACGGTTTTCAGGCCGAAGAGGCGGAAACCGTGATGCTGGGCGAGGCGCAGCGGCTGGCGGTGGACGTGCCTCTGGCGCCCGGCGTGCAGCTGCGGCGCATTGATGATCAGGCGGACCCGCTGCCGGATCTGAGGCGGGCGGCGGCGGTGCAGGAACGGGCGTTCGGCTTTCCGTTCGGCGTGGACGACTTCGTGCAGCGGCTGGAGAGCAAGCGCGGCCTGATCGAGATCTGGGTGGCCGAAGTGCAGGGTGAGGTGGTCTGTACAGGGCGCCTGGAAGTGGTGCCGGGCACGGACTTCGCGGGCATCTGGGGCGGCGGCACGGTGCCGCAGTGGCGGGGGCAGGGCATCTACCGGGCCCTCACCGCCGAGCGGGCAAAGTCGGCCGTGGCGCGCGGCGTGCGTTTTTTACACAGCGATTCCACGGCCTTTTCGCGGCCGATCCTGCAGCGCAGCGGGCTGCTGCCGGTCACCACCACGACCCCGTATATCTGGTCCCGCGAGGCAACCCGGTAA
- a CDS encoding peptidoglycan-binding domain-containing protein, with amino-acid sequence MTNARLVVLLPALLLAGCSAPSSPELASRPEAARLGAQSVLTWQALRQGDSGRDVVTLQYLLRHRGQTLSVDGAFGTGTDTAVRNFQRANGLVVDGIVGGNTWEKLITTVQQGANNNAVRAVQDQLRSGYGYSGVTVDGVFGSGTNTAVRDFQSKRGLSVDGVVGLNTWHALVTGSSTGGTGTTASLAQQILNNGRITLGTSSSTVNGNPRQNIVDTAAGRLATRGCASNANCGLTVALKRSMLQGLVNMGANNSMYITSIAGGVHSTYSDHYAGLALDIGVWNGVSLSTPNSAHTAARNACLAAGSDPSQTFNAYYDPPGGHSNHVHCAWN; translated from the coding sequence ATGACGAACGCCCGTTTGGTGGTCCTCTTGCCTGCGCTGCTGCTGGCTGGCTGCAGCGCTCCGTCTTCTCCCGAGCTGGCGTCCCGTCCAGAAGCGGCCCGTCTGGGCGCGCAATCGGTCCTGACGTGGCAGGCGCTGCGTCAGGGAGACAGTGGCCGCGATGTGGTCACCCTGCAGTACCTGCTGCGCCACCGGGGCCAGACCCTGAGCGTGGACGGCGCCTTTGGTACCGGAACCGACACCGCCGTGCGCAACTTTCAGCGCGCCAATGGCTTGGTGGTGGACGGCATCGTGGGGGGCAACACCTGGGAAAAGCTGATCACCACAGTGCAGCAGGGCGCCAACAACAACGCCGTGCGCGCCGTGCAGGACCAGCTGCGCAGCGGCTACGGCTACAGCGGCGTGACGGTGGACGGCGTTTTCGGCTCTGGCACGAACACGGCCGTGCGCGACTTTCAGAGCAAGCGCGGCCTCAGCGTGGACGGCGTGGTGGGCCTGAACACCTGGCACGCGCTGGTGACGGGCAGCAGTACCGGCGGCACCGGCACCACCGCCAGCCTCGCGCAGCAGATTCTGAACAACGGGCGCATTACGCTGGGCACCAGCAGTTCCACGGTGAACGGCAATCCCCGGCAGAACATCGTGGACACGGCCGCCGGGCGCCTCGCCACGCGCGGCTGCGCCAGCAACGCCAACTGCGGCCTCACGGTGGCGCTCAAGCGCTCCATGCTGCAGGGGCTGGTCAACATGGGCGCGAACAATTCCATGTACATCACGTCCATTGCCGGTGGGGTGCACTCCACCTACTCCGACCACTACGCGGGGCTGGCCCTGGACATTGGCGTCTGGAACGGCGTGAGCCTCAGCACCCCCAACAGCGCCCACACGGCCGCGCGCAACGCCTGCTTGGCGGCGGGCAGCGACCCCTCGCAGACCTTCAACGCCTACTACGATCCGCCCGGTGGACACAGCAACCATGTGCACTGCGCCTGGAATTAG
- a CDS encoding ArsR/SmtB family transcription factor, with protein sequence MSPAVHHDVLRALADPTRQQILEVLLLAAEARRRGECFAGSISQRLGVSQPTISHHMKILVDAGLVTAEKKGTTVYYSLGHQGFQALQAHLAPYLNATADPQETS encoded by the coding sequence GTGAGTCCTGCTGTTCACCACGACGTCCTCCGCGCCCTCGCCGACCCCACCCGTCAACAGATTCTCGAGGTGCTGCTGCTGGCCGCAGAAGCCCGGCGGCGCGGCGAATGCTTTGCCGGCAGCATCAGCCAGCGGCTTGGCGTGAGCCAACCCACCATCAGCCACCACATGAAAATTCTGGTTGATGCGGGGCTTGTCACCGCCGAGAAAAAAGGCACCACGGTGTACTACAGCCTGGGCCACCAGGGCTTTCAGGCGCTACAGGCCCACCTCGCCCCTTACCTCAACGCCACCGCAGACCCACAGGAGACCTCATGA